A stretch of the Candidatus Methanomethylophilaceae archaeon genome encodes the following:
- a CDS encoding ABC transporter ATP-binding protein, translating to MAVPLRLEKVQKAKRFWPTFIRLCGYIGKYKWRIAAGTIASVISSLLVLLAPQYIKEITDEVSEGIGGIIDMGSVTHLMLCVAAIYAAAAVSKAVSQYYIPTASELNANLVRVDLSWKISRLPQLVLDRIGIGDVMSRFSNDSDQIRTKSAESINGIVTSAVMIAGSFAMMASLSWILALIAVAPVALGLGVAWVVMRASQKYFAAQAEDLGRMNGAVEEAFYGLEVIDAYDAAPRYRERFDAINGRLRVSAFRSQFFTEIIPQVMSFVGNLSYGVVCVAGTMMILEGSIGFGTVVAFLIYIREFSQPLERLSNTLSGMQGMVASAERIFEFLDLEELDDESGKSDRPEGFRGEVAFEGVHFSYVPGTECIHGMDLVVRPGQTVAIVGPTGAGKTTIASLLMRFYDVDSGRITIDGIDIKDIKRSQVREMFSMVLQDSWIFEGTIRENISFNRSITDGELEKACDAVGIREFIESLPQGYDTKIGGSLALSSGQKQQISIARALIRESPLIILDEATSSVDTLTETRIQESMDKLVEGRTSFVIAHRLSTIRNADMILVVDSGKVVESGTHRELMELGGYYRRLYDNQFETA from the coding sequence ATGGCCGTACCGCTGCGTTTGGAGAAGGTGCAGAAAGCCAAGAGATTCTGGCCCACGTTCATCCGTCTGTGCGGATACATAGGGAAGTACAAGTGGCGCATCGCTGCTGGTACCATCGCGTCCGTCATATCATCGCTGCTGGTCCTTCTTGCTCCGCAGTACATCAAAGAGATCACCGATGAAGTCTCGGAGGGCATAGGCGGAATCATAGACATGGGTTCGGTGACGCACCTGATGCTGTGCGTGGCAGCGATCTATGCGGCCGCGGCGGTATCCAAGGCGGTATCGCAGTACTACATCCCAACGGCATCGGAGCTCAACGCGAATCTTGTGCGCGTGGACCTCAGCTGGAAGATATCCCGCCTCCCGCAGCTCGTTCTGGACAGGATCGGGATAGGGGATGTGATGAGCCGCTTCTCCAACGACTCCGATCAGATCCGCACGAAATCCGCCGAGAGCATCAACGGCATCGTGACATCCGCGGTGATGATAGCCGGTTCCTTCGCCATGATGGCATCCCTGAGCTGGATCCTGGCGTTGATTGCCGTGGCGCCGGTGGCTCTGGGACTCGGAGTCGCGTGGGTTGTCATGCGCGCGTCCCAGAAGTATTTCGCCGCCCAGGCCGAGGACCTCGGCAGGATGAACGGGGCGGTGGAGGAGGCGTTCTACGGCCTGGAAGTCATCGACGCATACGACGCAGCCCCGCGCTACCGGGAAAGGTTCGACGCCATCAACGGCAGATTGCGGGTCAGCGCTTTCCGGTCCCAGTTCTTCACCGAGATAATCCCCCAGGTGATGTCGTTCGTCGGGAACCTGAGCTACGGCGTCGTGTGCGTCGCGGGGACGATGATGATCCTCGAAGGCTCTATCGGCTTCGGGACGGTAGTGGCTTTCCTCATCTACATACGCGAATTCTCCCAGCCGCTGGAGCGCCTCAGCAACACACTGTCCGGGATGCAGGGGATGGTCGCATCGGCGGAGAGGATATTCGAGTTCCTGGACCTGGAGGAGCTCGACGACGAAAGCGGCAAGTCAGACCGTCCGGAAGGGTTCAGGGGGGAGGTCGCGTTCGAAGGCGTCCACTTCTCGTACGTCCCCGGGACCGAATGCATCCACGGGATGGACCTCGTCGTCAGGCCGGGGCAGACGGTCGCCATCGTGGGGCCCACGGGAGCCGGGAAGACAACCATCGCGAGCCTTCTGATGCGGTTCTACGACGTGGATTCCGGGAGGATAACCATCGACGGCATCGACATCAAGGACATCAAGCGGAGCCAGGTGAGGGAGATGTTCAGCATGGTACTCCAGGATTCGTGGATATTCGAGGGGACGATCAGAGAGAACATCTCGTTCAACAGGAGCATAACCGACGGCGAATTGGAGAAGGCCTGCGACGCCGTCGGCATAAGGGAGTTCATCGAATCTCTGCCGCAAGGTTACGACACGAAAATCGGCGGTTCTTTGGCGCTGTCCTCGGGGCAGAAGCAGCAGATAAGCATCGCCCGCGCTCTCATCAGGGAGTCGCCGCTCATCATACTCGATGAGGCTACCAGCTCAGTCGACACTCTGACCGAGACGCGCATCCAGGAGTCCATGGATAAGCTGGTGGAGGGAAGGACGTCGTTCGTCATCGCCCACAGGCTGTCCACGATAAGGAACGCCGACATGATCCTG
- a CDS encoding ABC transporter ATP-binding protein — protein sequence MMINSSIFAHRRNVNIRPECGALIIPGGARETIAKYLSGRDRLLIVPVILFVVAQVYFDLKIPEYMQSITYSLQTGTTLESIAESGLMMVLCALMSLAASLCAGTLIAHIGASLASRLRSEMFGQVQRFSPEDVSRFSVASLVTRSTNDVRQVQLFVSTALQTVIKAPILAVWAILKIAGGGWQWTLATALCVIFLVAAISVITYLSVKYFSRAQVLTDSLNSETRETIIGSKVVRAYNAEEFQGKKFQKASEDMLDNYMGLFHVRFPLFMLPSVVSNFLTMAIYWIGAILISSAGMADDQMRLFSDMIAFSSYGLQVLNAFVMIADFIRDYPRVIVSVRRVEEVISAVPSVQFPSEGPAGSGEGTVEFRDVTFRYPGTNRDALNGVSFSVGPGQTLGIIGRTGCGKSTVAKLMQRSYDVAGGQILIDGEDVRDYRKSDLKGKMAYVPQEATIFSGTVRSNVDFSGGGCGPDEGIWDALSIAQADGFVRSMPDGLESKIGRDGQGLSGGQRQRLAIARAVCRGSCILILDDSFSALDMNTDLELGRALKERLPDRTKIVISQRVRSIMGADTIVVLEDGKVAGIGTHEKLIGSCPVYARIVETQMGG from the coding sequence ATGATGATTAATTCCTCCATCTTCGCCCATCGGAGGAACGTTAATATACGGCCAGAGTGCGGGGCCCTCATAATACCAGGGGGGGCCAGGGAGACGATAGCGAAATATCTCAGCGGGCGCGACCGTCTATTGATCGTGCCGGTGATTCTGTTCGTGGTCGCCCAGGTCTACTTCGACCTGAAGATCCCGGAGTACATGCAGAGCATAACGTACTCGCTCCAGACCGGGACGACGCTGGAGTCCATAGCGGAAAGCGGTCTCATGATGGTCTTATGCGCCCTCATGAGCTTGGCGGCTTCCCTCTGCGCCGGAACGCTGATCGCCCACATCGGCGCGTCACTGGCCAGCAGGCTCCGCTCCGAGATGTTCGGGCAGGTCCAGCGTTTCTCTCCGGAGGACGTCTCCAGATTCTCGGTCGCATCCTTGGTCACCCGCAGCACCAACGATGTCCGGCAGGTACAGCTGTTCGTCAGCACGGCTCTGCAGACGGTCATCAAAGCTCCGATCCTCGCGGTGTGGGCCATCCTCAAGATTGCCGGCGGCGGTTGGCAGTGGACCCTCGCGACGGCGCTCTGCGTCATCTTCCTTGTGGCCGCGATCTCGGTCATCACATACCTGAGCGTCAAGTACTTCAGCAGGGCCCAGGTCCTGACGGATTCCCTGAACAGCGAGACCCGCGAGACCATCATCGGGTCCAAGGTGGTCAGGGCGTACAACGCCGAGGAGTTCCAGGGGAAGAAGTTCCAGAAGGCCTCGGAGGATATGCTGGACAATTACATGGGGCTGTTCCATGTCCGCTTCCCTCTGTTCATGCTGCCTTCGGTCGTCTCCAATTTCCTGACCATGGCGATCTACTGGATCGGAGCGATTCTGATAAGCTCCGCGGGGATGGCGGACGATCAGATGAGGCTGTTCTCCGACATGATCGCGTTCTCATCCTACGGCCTCCAAGTGCTGAACGCGTTCGTCATGATCGCGGATTTCATACGCGACTATCCCCGCGTCATCGTGAGCGTCCGCCGCGTGGAGGAGGTCATATCCGCCGTCCCGTCGGTGCAGTTCCCCAGCGAAGGCCCCGCCGGAAGCGGGGAGGGCACCGTCGAGTTCAGGGACGTCACCTTCAGATATCCGGGGACCAACAGGGATGCCTTGAACGGAGTGAGCTTCAGCGTGGGGCCCGGCCAGACCTTGGGGATAATCGGGAGGACCGGATGCGGCAAGAGCACCGTGGCGAAGCTCATGCAGCGCAGCTACGATGTCGCCGGCGGTCAGATACTAATCGACGGGGAGGATGTGAGGGATTACCGCAAGAGCGATCTGAAGGGGAAGATGGCATACGTCCCCCAGGAAGCGACCATATTCTCCGGCACGGTCAGGAGCAACGTGGACTTCAGTGGCGGAGGCTGCGGACCCGACGAAGGGATATGGGACGCGTTATCCATAGCCCAGGCTGACGGCTTCGTCAGGTCCATGCCTGACGGCCTGGAATCAAAGATCGGGCGCGACGGCCAGGGCCTATCCGGCGGCCAGAGGCAGAGGCTCGCCATAGCAAGGGCGGTTTGCAGGGGCTCCTGCATACTAATCCTGGACGATTCTTTTTCCGCCTTGGACATGAACACGGATCTGGAGCTCGGCAGGGCTCTGAAGGAACGGCTCCCGGACAGGACCAAGATCGTGATCAGCCAGAGGGTGAGGTCCATCATGGGCGCGGATACGATCGTCGTCCTGGAGGACGGGAAGGTCGCCGGCATCGGAACGCACGAGAAGCTGATCGGCAGCTGCCCGGTTTACGCCCGCATCGTCGAGACGCAGATGGGGGGATGA